CTTTGTATATTAAGACCATAGTTATGCTTGCTTTTATCATGTTTGGAGTGTTTGTCATTTTCTCTTCTAGTATATATCCAATAAGTGCCGACAATACGAAAAAATTAGAAAAATCAATATCAGCACCCTCACAAAACCATCCCGCATCAGAATTTGAAAAAAAACTGAAAATAGCTTTCCTGACGGATGGCTTATTTAGTGATGCAGGGTGGGGAGCATTCGGATACAACGCAGCACAGGCATTAGAGGGAAAATATTCCTATATGGTTGATTATAAAGAGAACGTACCAATTCCAAAAATAGAAGAAACATTAAGAGATTATGCCAATTCAGGCTATGACATAATAATATCTCATGGCTTTGAGTGGGGAAAACCCGCAGTTAAGGTAGGTAAAGATTATCCCGAAACAAAGTTTGTAATTTTTACAGGACTTGTTAACTCTAGTAATGTGGCTTCTATCTATCCGATGCAACAAGAAGGAACATATGTATTGGGCGCACTCGCAGCAACAATGTCAAAAACAGGGATAATCGGTTTTGTGGGTGGAGAAAGGTATCCTAACCTGATTAATATTTATGAAGGATATAAACAAGGCGCACAGGATGTTAATCCTGCCGTGAAGATACTTGTTACTTATTTAGATGATTGGGATAATTCCACCAAAGGAAAAAAAGCGGCCATTTCTCAAATAGACAGGGGGGCAGATTTTTTATTACAAGTGGCTGATACCTCTGGCCACGGTGTTATTGAAGCTGCTAAAGAAAGAGGAATATACGCCTTTGGTGCAATCTCTGACCAAAATAAACTAGCTCCTAATACTGTACTTACATCCTTTGTATTAGATGCCGAAAAGGCCTTTGATCGAATTATTACTCTAGTTAAAACCAGTAATTTCAGTGGGCAAATATTTAAACCGGGGCTAGAAGCAGAAAAGGGTGCATCAGGGGATGGAATTGTGTATATAGCACCATTCCATAGCCTTGAACATACGGTTTCAGATAATGTTAAGTTAAGGCTTGAAAAGTTAAAAGAAGATATCATCAACGGTAATATCAAAGTACCTGAGAGATATTCAAATAACATTGGAAACTATCTTAATAACACGGGGTAAGTTCTTTGACAAATATCTTTTTTTTAATCCTTCTAAAAACATTCAAACAGT
This Candidatus Nitrosocosmicus oleophilus DNA region includes the following protein-coding sequences:
- a CDS encoding BMP family lipoprotein is translated as MNNKITLYIKTIVMLAFIMFGVFVIFSSSIYPISADNTKKLEKSISAPSQNHPASEFEKKLKIAFLTDGLFSDAGWGAFGYNAAQALEGKYSYMVDYKENVPIPKIEETLRDYANSGYDIIISHGFEWGKPAVKVGKDYPETKFVIFTGLVNSSNVASIYPMQQEGTYVLGALAATMSKTGIIGFVGGERYPNLINIYEGYKQGAQDVNPAVKILVTYLDDWDNSTKGKKAAISQIDRGADFLLQVADTSGHGVIEAAKERGIYAFGAISDQNKLAPNTVLTSFVLDAEKAFDRIITLVKTSNFSGQIFKPGLEAEKGASGDGIVYIAPFHSLEHTVSDNVKLRLEKLKEDIINGNIKVPERYSNNIGNYLNNTG